GCTTTCGTCGAAGTTTCTCCACAGATACTCACCTATTATGCCGAGTGTTAGCATCTGAACACCTGATGTGAATAATATAACTACCATGATAGATGACCAACCAGGGTTTGCTCCAAAGAATATTTTTTGTAAGATGATATATATAGCCATTATAATGCATATAATACAGTCAACCATCCCTATAATAGAAATAGCTCTGATTGGCACATATGAAAATGCCAGTAATGAATCAACAACGAGTTTTATTTTTTTTGAAAGTGTCCAGCCAGATTTGCCTATCTCTCTTGAGCGACGAGAATAGTGAACTTCAGCTCGTTTAAAACCCAGCCATAGCACCTGGGCAAATAATGATGTGTTTTTCTCCCCTATGCTTGTTAGCACTTCTATGACTTGTTTATCTGCTAGAAAACAGTCAAAACCGCCCTTTGGCATATCTTTTATAGCAAATTTTCGCATCAGCTTATAGTATATTTTTGAAAAAAGTTTTTGCGACCATTTTTCATCCCTTGACTCCCTGATGGCTAGTACTACTTTGCTACCTTGTTTATACTTTTCAACCATTTCCACTAATAAACTGGGAGGATCTTGTAAATCTGCCGATATAACGGCAGCACAATCACCAGATATATGTTCCAATCCCGCATATATAGCTACATGTTGCCCAAAATTTCTCGAGAGCCTAATAACCTTTACATTATCATCTATTTCTCGCAGTTTCATAGCCTCTTGATATGAGTTATCTTTACAGCCATCGTCGACAAGTATTATTTCATAATCATCTAAATACTCGATTACTTCGTCTTTTAGTCTTGAGTAAGTAACTGGTATGTTTTTTTCATTTTGATATAGAGGTATTACTATAGATAGTTTCATTTGCTCATTCTCATCGTACTTTCTTTCATAATATTTTAATTAGTAAAACCTACTCCTAAACTTAATTTTTATTTTTTCCTCATCTTCACAAACAAGATCTTTAAAAGCTATCAAACCATTTTTACATACAACTATAGGATAATCATCATAAAATATTATTTTACCTATATGTCTAGCTCTATTTTCTATATATACATCCTCTACTAACTCAGCATTGATAACTTTTATAATCTTATTATCTAAATATGTTTTTGCATTACAGTATGGATAACCAACAGCATCAACAAATCTTTTTATTTGAGTAGAAGGCCATGACCAATCAATAAAATAATCTTCATCATCAAGCCAAAGACTATAGGTGGATTTACTCTCATCTTGCTTTATAGATATTAAAGTTTCATTATTTTTAATAGATGTAAATACCTCTTCAACAAGTTCATAATAAAGCGGCTCCACCCGCCTTATCACCTCACTAATTTTTACAGGGTATTTTATATCAAATTTTTTTTGAGCTATAATATCTCCCTTATCATACTCACTATTAGCAAATAGAGCCGTTACTCCGCTTTGACTCTCATTGTTTACTAAGCAGTTTACAAGAGGTGCAAACCCCCTATATTTTGGAAGTAAAGAATCATGGAACACTATCAGATTTCTATCATTTCTAATAATCCATCTCCAACCAATTGCAAACTTATATCCAGCAAAACTACTTTCTAAAAACTCATAATCATCAGATTTGTCATGAAAAGTTATGTCATTAGCTTTAACGAGACTCTCAATTTCTTGAAAAAAATCGTGCTGTATACTTTTATCTTTACCGGATATCACAAACTCTACGCTTTGAGCACCGAACCTATTAATAAATTTTTCTAAAGTATAATACCCTTTAGAGTTCATAACATAAAATGCAACTTTATTATTCAATCGGATAACCTCTTGTGAGACATATTCGTATAATTATATTATAAATAAAACTCAATAGTTTCTTTAAACATCTTCTCAAAATCCTGAGAAGGCTTCCAACCTAACTCATTCTGGATTTTACTATTGTCTATAGCATATCTCCAGTCATGACCTTTTCTATCCTCTACAAATGATATTAGTCTACTATGTGGAGCATGCTCAGGCATATACTTATCCATTATTTTACAAACAGTATTTATAAGTGTCAAATTATCAACCTCATTAATTCCACCTATATTATAAACCTCCCCTATAATACCTTTTTCAACTACTGTTTGTATAGCATCACAATGATCTACTACATATAACCAATCACGAATATTTGAACCATCTCCATATACCGGAATAGGCTTTTGGTTAATACAGCTATTAATCACAACTGGTATTAACTTCTCAGGATGTTGATATGGTCCATAGTTATTTGAACAATTTGAAATAGTTATAGGTAATTTATAAGTATGATAGTATGCCCTAACTATATGATCAGAACCAGCCTTAGAGGCTGAGTATGGAGAGTTTGGCTCATATGCTTTCTCTTCAGTAAATGCAGGATCATCTTTTAATAATGTGCCATACACTTCATCTGTGGATACATGATGGAACTTGCAACTAGTTTCATCGAAACCTAATTCATCTAACCAATACTTTTTAGCACAGTCTAAAAGAGTAAATGTTCCAATCACATTGGTTTCTAAAAATATTTTAGGATTGGCAATAGAATTATCAACATGGGATTCTGCAGCAAAATGTACTATCGTATCAATCTTATGTTCTTTTAGCGCTTGATATACTAAAACTTCATCACAGATATCACCTTTTATAAAAGTATGATTATGTTCGTTATTCAAGTCTTTTAGATTATCTAAACTACCTGCATAAGTAAGCTTATCAAATGAGATTATTTTAATATTACTATGGCGCGATAGCATCATGCGTACATAGTTACTACCTATAAAACCTGCTGCACCGGTTACTAATATATTTTTTGCTTTATATTCCATCATTCACAATTCTCTTCAAATATTGACCATATTCTGTTTTCGATAATTTCTTTGCTTGTTTTAAAACCTGCTCAGATGTTATAAAACCTTTACGCCAAGCTATTTCTTCTAAACATGCTATTTTTAGACCTTGTCTTTTTTCAATAGTTTCCACGTATTGACCTGATTCTAGCAGTGAATCGTGTGTACCAGCATCAAGCCAAGCGAATCCTCTTCCTAAAAGTTCAACATTTAGTTTATTCTTTTGTAGATAAAGTTCATTAAGTGATGTAATCTCAAG
This region of Francisella frigiditurris genomic DNA includes:
- a CDS encoding glycosyltransferase family 2 protein; its protein translation is MKLSIVIPLYQNEKNIPVTYSRLKDEVIEYLDDYEIILVDDGCKDNSYQEAMKLREIDDNVKVIRLSRNFGQHVAIYAGLEHISGDCAAVISADLQDPPSLLVEMVEKYKQGSKVVLAIRESRDEKWSQKLFSKIYYKLMRKFAIKDMPKGGFDCFLADKQVIEVLTSIGEKNTSLFAQVLWLGFKRAEVHYSRRSREIGKSGWTLSKKIKLVVDSLLAFSYVPIRAISIIGMVDCIICIIMAIYIILQKIFFGANPGWSSIMVVILFTSGVQMLTLGIIGEYLWRNFDESRKRPLYVLDSKHGL
- a CDS encoding formyltransferase family protein, yielding MNNKVAFYVMNSKGYYTLEKFINRFGAQSVEFVISGKDKSIQHDFFQEIESLVKANDITFHDKSDDYEFLESSFAGYKFAIGWRWIIRNDRNLIVFHDSLLPKYRGFAPLVNCLVNNESQSGVTALFANSEYDKGDIIAQKKFDIKYPVKISEVIRRVEPLYYELVEEVFTSIKNNETLISIKQDESKSTYSLWLDDEDYFIDWSWPSTQIKRFVDAVGYPYCNAKTYLDNKIIKVINAELVEDVYIENRARHIGKIIFYDDYPIVVCKNGLIAFKDLVCEDEEKIKIKFRSRFY
- the rfbB gene encoding dTDP-glucose 4,6-dehydratase → MEYKAKNILVTGAAGFIGSNYVRMMLSRHSNIKIISFDKLTYAGSLDNLKDLNNEHNHTFIKGDICDEVLVYQALKEHKIDTIVHFAAESHVDNSIANPKIFLETNVIGTFTLLDCAKKYWLDELGFDETSCKFHHVSTDEVYGTLLKDDPAFTEEKAYEPNSPYSASKAGSDHIVRAYYHTYKLPITISNCSNNYGPYQHPEKLIPVVINSCINQKPIPVYGDGSNIRDWLYVVDHCDAIQTVVEKGIIGEVYNIGGINEVDNLTLINTVCKIMDKYMPEHAPHSRLISFVEDRKGHDWRYAIDNSKIQNELGWKPSQDFEKMFKETIEFYL